TTTACATGAGAAACATTTAATAATCTgtcatttcatgcttttcttaaTTCTTCTAAATGATGTCAATCTGAAGTCTTCTGGCCTGCATGATAAAATGTTCTATTAGTAAAACAAGTAAGATTATTCCTGGAGTAATGTATACTCTTCATGAATAAACATTCAATTATTGAAAACTTTACCTTTCTAAGAGAAGACAACATAAACCATTACGATGCATCCCACAATCCAACCAATTAAGAGAAGAATAGGGACCAGAAAGCGAGATAATGTAGCCTCtgctgaaaaacaagagaaatcaGATTAG
This window of the Dama dama isolate Ldn47 chromosome 19, ASM3311817v1, whole genome shotgun sequence genome carries:
- the STRIT1 gene encoding sarcoplasmic/endoplasmic reticulum calcium ATPase regulator DWORF, with amino-acid sequence MAEKAEATLSRFLVPILLLIGWIVGCIVMVYVVFS